A portion of the Granulosicoccus antarcticus IMCC3135 genome contains these proteins:
- the ligA gene encoding NAD-dependent DNA ligase LigA, giving the protein MKAPLERAAQLHTLLHDHSHRYYVLDDPSISDAEYDSLFRELQQLEEAHPELLSPDSPTQRVGSPPLEGFDTVRHAVPMLSLGNAFSREELNEFDRRVRERLECDEQLITYAAEPKLDGLAISLRYENGVFVQGATRGDGQSGENVTENLRTIEMIPLRLRSDKYPPPAVFEARGEVFMSHSAFKALNESMTEAGKPAFVNPRNAAAGSLRQLDSRKTASRRLSINLYGLGEVQGMDSPASQMGALDLLRDFGFPINREITLCEGIDACFDFYESIQLRRPDLGYEIDGVVFKVDSLIQQRELGFVSRAPRWAIAQKFPAEEALTTIDSVEFQVGRTGALTPVARLVPVFVGGVTVSNATLHNMDEIARKDIRLNDTVVVRRAGDVIPEVARVIVEKRIVDKDDPEANMIVLPSECPICGSPVINTATEVKARCSGGLQCAAQRREAIKHFASRRAMDVDGLGDKLVEQLADAGLIETVADLYRLTATQLQSLPRMGEKSASNLIKSIDVSRHTTLARFLFALGIRDIGESGAALLAGHFGSLEAVIDASDEQLTSIDDIGPIAASSIRTFFANPDNRAVVDALLACGIQFPTTESVAVDTVLAGNTYVLTGTLHTFSRDDAKQHLQRLGAKVSSSVSGKTTAVFAGDAPGSKVTKAESLGVPVLDEAALLELIGPLES; this is encoded by the coding sequence GTGAAGGCTCCGCTTGAACGTGCAGCACAACTGCACACATTGCTTCACGACCATTCGCATCGTTATTATGTGCTGGATGATCCATCAATAAGCGATGCGGAATACGATTCGCTGTTTCGCGAGCTGCAGCAGCTGGAAGAGGCACACCCTGAACTTCTGAGTCCTGATTCTCCGACTCAGCGAGTCGGTTCGCCGCCGCTGGAAGGTTTTGATACGGTCAGGCATGCGGTGCCTATGCTGTCGTTGGGCAATGCCTTCTCCCGCGAAGAGCTCAATGAGTTCGATCGCCGGGTGCGTGAGCGCTTGGAATGCGACGAGCAGCTGATTACCTATGCCGCGGAGCCCAAACTGGATGGCCTGGCCATCAGTCTGCGCTATGAAAATGGTGTTTTCGTTCAAGGCGCTACCCGCGGCGATGGGCAAAGCGGCGAGAACGTCACCGAAAATCTTCGCACTATCGAGATGATTCCACTGCGTCTGCGCTCGGACAAGTATCCGCCACCTGCGGTGTTCGAGGCGCGCGGTGAAGTGTTCATGTCACACAGTGCCTTCAAGGCCCTGAACGAGAGCATGACAGAGGCAGGCAAGCCTGCATTTGTCAATCCACGCAACGCCGCTGCCGGCAGTCTTCGTCAGCTGGATTCGCGCAAGACTGCCAGTCGCCGACTGTCCATCAACCTGTATGGCTTGGGTGAGGTGCAGGGGATGGATAGTCCCGCAAGCCAGATGGGAGCGTTGGACTTGCTGCGCGATTTCGGATTTCCGATCAATCGCGAAATAACACTGTGCGAGGGCATTGATGCCTGCTTTGATTTCTATGAATCGATTCAGCTGCGTCGCCCTGATCTGGGCTATGAGATCGATGGCGTGGTGTTCAAGGTGGACAGTCTGATACAGCAACGTGAGCTGGGATTCGTATCGCGTGCTCCGCGCTGGGCTATTGCTCAGAAATTTCCGGCAGAAGAGGCGTTGACGACCATCGACAGTGTGGAGTTTCAGGTTGGCCGCACAGGCGCACTGACGCCGGTGGCCAGGCTTGTGCCAGTCTTTGTCGGTGGTGTCACGGTCAGCAATGCCACTTTGCATAACATGGATGAGATTGCCCGCAAGGACATTCGGCTCAACGATACAGTCGTGGTACGTCGCGCCGGGGACGTTATCCCGGAGGTCGCCAGAGTCATTGTCGAAAAACGTATCGTCGACAAAGATGATCCTGAAGCCAACATGATCGTGTTGCCTTCAGAATGTCCCATCTGCGGATCACCGGTGATCAATACTGCAACCGAGGTCAAGGCTCGCTGCTCTGGTGGTTTGCAATGTGCGGCTCAAAGGCGCGAAGCCATCAAGCATTTTGCTTCCCGGCGTGCCATGGATGTTGATGGTCTGGGGGACAAGCTTGTAGAGCAGCTGGCCGATGCCGGCTTGATTGAGACAGTTGCCGATCTCTATCGACTAACGGCCACACAACTGCAGTCCCTGCCCAGAATGGGCGAGAAGTCAGCCAGTAATCTGATCAAGTCAATTGACGTTTCTCGTCACACGACGCTGGCGCGCTTTCTATTTGCGCTGGGTATCCGAGATATCGGTGAGTCTGGTGCTGCCCTGCTGGCGGGGCATTTCGGCTCGCTGGAAGCGGTTATCGATGCCAGTGATGAGCAGCTGACCAGCATTGATGACATCGGACCCATTGCGGCCAGTAGCATCCGTACGTTTTTTGCCAACCCGGATAACAGGGCTGTTGTTGACGCCTTGCTAGCGTGCGGTATTCAGTTTCCCACGACAGAATCAGTTGCCGTAGATACCGTGCTGGCAGGTAATACCTATGTATTGACCGGTACTTTGCATACCTTCTCGCGGGACGATGCCAAGCAACACTTGCAGCGCCTGGGTGCGAAGGTCAGTAGTAGTGTTTCGGGCAAAACGACGGCTGTCTTTGCAGGCGATGCGCCCGGTTCAAAAGTGACCAAGGCGGAGTCCCTTGGTGTGCCCGTCCTTGATGAAGCGGCTTTGCTGGAACTCATCGGTCCTCTGGAATCCTAG
- the smc gene encoding chromosome segregation protein SMC translates to MRLSRIKIAGFKSFVDPTDIKLPSQLVGIVGPNGCGKSNTIDAVRWVMGESSAKHLRGESMDDVIFVGSSTRKPVGHASVELVFDNSDGSLGGEYSQYAEISIRREVSRDGQSKYALNNVRCRRRDIRDIFLGTGLGPRSYAIIEQGMISRLIEAKPEELRVYLEEAAGISKYKERRKETETRIRHTRDNLDRLDDLREEVDKQLAHLKRQASTAERYQRLKGEERQKRGELLVLRRLDFEKSRDQQSLKTSELEKELEAIIAELRAAESSIELARAQQTEASESFSTVQAEFYRIGGEVARIEQTIEHTRETRHQQSRELADVDKSLEESLTHLRDDTARIAEIAETLENDQPAFDLLKDSQKHSAELLLRAEAELQEWQTRNDTFNRRFSDVSQTAQVERSRIEQFERSLANADTRLNRLREERQSLDLTPFHEKIEMALEQQMEASEEEERLQESLSHASEKQQIQKESIRQRSEQLDQARSRVQSGLGRLASLEALQQAALEPDSNVKDSWLHTHDLQDLPRLAQSITADAGWERAVELVLGPHLEAVCVDGDQIIERCLQDMPAAQLTLVNAAANDGGTPASSMLASKVQGSVPLSDLLAGIHAAQDLNEALRIRASLGPGETVVTPDGLWMGASWLRVARGEAQDSVLLRATEITELKAELAELDIRAAQLTDELAELSQQQDELETRRETQLHAFNDAVRNHSQVSSAIAADRQRLEQGERRTRTLDEELAEIEQAREQEVLQLEDAAERKLEAVEQLEELEQEKARISEEHELLRATLSQAREQRDADRDAGQELAIRVESMRSARVATEKNLTRMQERIRQLSERQSALNSMLTSEDDGEDPLVALEAGLQQHLAGKLASDNAMRTAREQLDSIEHRLREHEQARQRHDTRAQSMREKVQSERMAAQEVLVRLKTLDEQLAEHDYKVMDILESLTEEANIQDWATELERLERQIQRLGPINLAAIDELAEQSERKQYLDDQHQDVTEALATLERAIAKIDRETRSRFKDTFDKVNAKVEEFFPRLFGGGHGSLQMTGDDLLSTGVSVNAQPPGKRVSNIQLLSGGEKALTAVALVFAFFELNPSPFCMLDEVDAPLDDANVGRFCELVKEMSERVQFIFITHNKVTMEMAQQLMGVTMNEPGVSRLVTVDVHEAAEMVGA, encoded by the coding sequence ATGCGTCTGAGCCGTATCAAGATTGCGGGATTCAAATCCTTCGTTGATCCAACCGACATCAAACTTCCCAGTCAGCTGGTTGGTATTGTCGGTCCCAATGGTTGCGGCAAGTCCAATACCATCGATGCCGTACGCTGGGTCATGGGTGAGTCCTCTGCCAAGCATTTGCGCGGCGAATCCATGGATGACGTCATCTTTGTCGGATCGAGTACGCGAAAGCCGGTGGGTCATGCCTCGGTTGAGCTGGTATTCGACAACTCTGATGGTTCGCTGGGTGGTGAATATTCGCAATATGCGGAAATATCCATCCGCCGGGAAGTCTCGCGTGATGGCCAGTCCAAATATGCTCTGAATAACGTTCGCTGCCGTCGTCGCGACATCCGTGACATTTTTCTGGGCACGGGTCTGGGGCCACGCAGTTACGCCATTATCGAACAGGGCATGATTTCTCGCCTGATCGAGGCGAAGCCTGAGGAGTTGCGGGTGTATCTGGAGGAGGCTGCCGGTATATCCAAGTACAAGGAACGGCGCAAGGAGACAGAAACACGTATCCGGCATACCCGTGACAACCTGGATAGATTGGATGATCTGCGCGAGGAAGTCGACAAGCAGTTGGCGCATCTGAAACGCCAGGCCAGTACGGCAGAGCGCTATCAGCGATTGAAAGGGGAGGAGCGACAGAAGCGCGGCGAATTGCTGGTGCTCAGACGCCTGGATTTCGAAAAATCTCGCGATCAGCAGTCGCTCAAGACGAGTGAGCTGGAAAAAGAACTGGAAGCTATTATTGCCGAGCTCAGGGCCGCGGAAAGCTCTATCGAGCTGGCTCGTGCACAGCAGACTGAGGCGTCCGAAAGTTTTTCGACGGTACAGGCCGAGTTCTATCGCATTGGTGGGGAGGTGGCGCGTATCGAGCAGACCATCGAACACACCCGCGAGACGCGTCACCAGCAGAGCCGGGAGCTGGCCGATGTTGACAAGTCACTGGAAGAATCGCTGACGCATCTGCGTGATGACACCGCTCGTATTGCTGAAATCGCCGAAACCCTTGAGAACGACCAGCCAGCGTTCGATTTGTTGAAGGACAGTCAGAAGCATTCTGCCGAGCTGTTGCTGCGTGCCGAAGCCGAGCTGCAGGAATGGCAGACGCGCAACGATACCTTCAACCGTCGTTTTTCAGATGTTTCGCAGACCGCGCAGGTTGAACGCTCTCGTATCGAACAATTCGAGCGCAGCCTGGCCAATGCCGACACGCGTCTGAACCGACTGCGTGAAGAGCGCCAGAGTCTGGATCTGACACCGTTTCACGAAAAAATCGAGATGGCTCTCGAGCAGCAGATGGAAGCCAGTGAAGAGGAGGAGCGGCTGCAGGAATCCCTGAGCCACGCCAGTGAGAAGCAACAGATACAAAAGGAGTCGATTCGGCAGCGCTCCGAGCAACTGGATCAGGCGCGTTCTCGTGTGCAATCAGGTCTGGGGCGTCTGGCCTCATTGGAAGCGTTGCAACAGGCAGCCCTGGAGCCGGACAGCAACGTCAAGGACAGTTGGCTGCATACTCATGATTTACAGGATCTGCCGCGCCTTGCCCAGTCCATTACGGCTGACGCGGGTTGGGAGCGCGCGGTGGAGCTGGTTCTCGGGCCTCATCTGGAGGCTGTTTGTGTTGATGGCGATCAAATTATCGAACGTTGTTTACAGGATATGCCAGCGGCCCAGCTGACCTTGGTGAACGCTGCCGCCAATGATGGCGGCACACCGGCAAGCAGCATGCTCGCAAGTAAAGTTCAGGGCTCTGTGCCTTTATCGGATCTGCTGGCCGGCATTCACGCGGCGCAAGATCTGAACGAGGCGCTGCGTATACGGGCCAGCCTGGGGCCGGGTGAAACTGTCGTGACACCTGATGGGCTCTGGATGGGTGCCTCCTGGCTCAGAGTGGCACGAGGCGAAGCGCAAGACAGCGTACTGCTGCGGGCTACTGAAATTACCGAGTTGAAGGCCGAGCTGGCAGAGCTGGACATACGAGCCGCACAGCTCACTGACGAACTGGCAGAGCTCAGTCAGCAGCAGGATGAACTGGAAACCCGTCGTGAAACGCAGTTGCATGCTTTCAATGATGCTGTCAGAAACCATTCACAGGTCAGTTCTGCCATCGCCGCTGATCGACAGCGTCTGGAGCAAGGCGAGCGACGCACCCGGACTCTGGATGAAGAGTTGGCCGAGATCGAGCAGGCTCGGGAGCAAGAGGTGTTGCAGCTGGAAGATGCTGCGGAGCGCAAGCTGGAGGCGGTTGAGCAGCTGGAAGAGCTGGAGCAGGAAAAGGCTCGAATCAGCGAAGAGCACGAACTGCTGCGTGCCACCTTGAGCCAGGCCCGTGAACAGCGAGATGCTGATCGTGACGCAGGTCAGGAACTGGCCATTCGCGTGGAGTCCATGCGCAGTGCCCGGGTTGCGACTGAAAAGAATCTGACGCGCATGCAGGAGCGGATTCGTCAGCTGAGCGAGCGGCAGAGCGCGCTCAACTCGATGTTGACCAGTGAGGATGATGGTGAAGATCCATTAGTCGCGCTGGAAGCCGGGTTGCAGCAGCATCTGGCCGGTAAGCTGGCAAGCGATAACGCGATGCGTACAGCACGTGAACAACTGGACAGTATCGAGCATCGACTGCGCGAACATGAACAGGCTCGGCAACGGCACGATACCAGGGCGCAGAGCATGCGCGAAAAAGTGCAGAGCGAGCGTATGGCCGCGCAGGAAGTGCTGGTACGACTCAAAACTCTGGATGAGCAACTGGCCGAACATGACTATAAGGTCATGGACATACTGGAGAGTTTGACAGAAGAGGCCAATATTCAGGATTGGGCAACCGAACTGGAACGGCTTGAGCGGCAGATTCAGCGCCTCGGGCCCATTAATCTGGCGGCCATTGATGAACTGGCGGAACAGAGTGAGCGCAAGCAATATCTGGACGATCAACACCAGGATGTCACAGAAGCGCTGGCGACCCTGGAGCGGGCCATCGCCAAGATCGACCGCGAAACCCGTTCACGCTTCAAGGATACATTCGACAAGGTCAATGCCAAGGTGGAGGAATTCTTCCCTCGTCTCTTCGGAGGTGGGCATGGTTCACTACAAATGACCGGCGATGACCTGCTGAGTACCGGTGTGAGTGTTAATGCACAGCCTCCTGGTAAAAGAGTAAGTAACATTCAGTTACTGTCTGGTGGAGAGAAGGCTTTGACAGCTGTTGCCCTGGTTTTTGCCTTCTTCGAGCTTAATCCTTCGCCGTTTTGCATGCTGGATGAGGTCGATGCACCACTGGATGATGCGAACGTGGGTAGATTTTGTGAACTGGTCAAAGAAATGTCAGAGCGTGTACAATTTATATTCATCACCCATAACAAAGTAACTATGGAGATGGCGCAGCAATTAATGGGCGTCACCATGAACGAGCCGGGCGTCTCACGTCTGGTAACGGTTGATGTACATGAAGCGGCCGAGATGGTTGGTGCCTGA
- a CDS encoding peptidoglycan DD-metalloendopeptidase family protein, with product MNHYRLSSSSSRPLTGLTALWLCASLWLAGITAAQADNTFIEASAVPGGIAIVELGPATDSQPSVRWGKRTIAVMESAGQLQALVGIPLSTEAGPQQLSIVDADGSTRTLTFTVTPFQYEEQRLTISNKRQVNPAPVDMDRINAENKRLKVVKSYRAEQLIADSFDWPLAGPVSSPFGLKRFFNDQPRRPHGGIDIAAAEGTPILAPADGLVIDTGNYFFNGNSVFIEHGLGLQTFYAHMSRIDVQEGDRVSRGQLIGAVGQTGRVTGPHLHWSVGLNGTWVNPLLVLPSEAPPAVR from the coding sequence ATGAACCACTACAGACTTTCCTCATCGTCATCCCGACCACTAACGGGCCTGACAGCCCTGTGGCTGTGCGCAAGTCTCTGGCTGGCCGGTATCACGGCAGCACAGGCCGACAACACCTTCATTGAAGCGTCTGCCGTTCCCGGAGGCATCGCCATTGTCGAACTGGGACCTGCCACCGACTCCCAACCCTCGGTTCGCTGGGGCAAGCGCACGATTGCAGTGATGGAATCGGCAGGTCAGCTTCAAGCCCTGGTCGGCATTCCCTTATCCACCGAGGCTGGTCCTCAGCAGCTGAGTATCGTCGATGCAGATGGCAGTACCCGCACTTTGACATTCACAGTCACGCCATTTCAGTATGAAGAACAACGACTGACCATCTCCAACAAACGCCAGGTGAACCCGGCCCCTGTGGACATGGATCGCATCAATGCCGAGAACAAACGCTTGAAAGTGGTCAAGAGTTATCGCGCTGAACAACTGATTGCGGATTCATTCGACTGGCCACTGGCAGGGCCTGTCTCCAGCCCTTTCGGACTCAAGCGATTTTTCAATGACCAGCCACGTCGACCGCACGGCGGTATTGACATTGCCGCCGCCGAAGGCACTCCTATACTGGCCCCTGCCGATGGACTGGTTATCGATACCGGCAACTACTTCTTCAATGGCAACAGCGTCTTCATTGAACATGGCCTGGGACTGCAGACCTTTTACGCCCATATGAGCCGCATTGATGTGCAAGAGGGCGATCGTGTCAGTCGCGGCCAGCTCATTGGTGCTGTTGGCCAGACAGGACGCGTCACCGGCCCACACCTTCACTGGTCCGTCGGCTTGAATGGCACTTGGGTAAATCCATTACTGGTACTGCCAAGCGAAGCTCCGCCAGCAGTCAGGTAA
- the cysZ gene encoding sulfate transporter CysZ, which produces MKPIGFTESLRYLAVGWRLMRTPGLRRFVWMPLLINLAVFGLLGWWLNAWASEWLASWSVFAQLSDWWIVQAVETLLRWLFTLVLLFSMSFLFTLLANLIGAPFNGLLAERVEAHLTGNYTQPAPSLATLIRSIPRLMGSELSKLTYLIVCMIPLIIIQFIPVINLIAPLVVFLFGAWMFALEYMDYPLGNHGALFRDVRKVLGKRRRVAFGFGSGVAVLSTIPLINLFIMPVAVAGATALYVDHLRDTYPATPTS; this is translated from the coding sequence ATGAAACCTATCGGATTTACAGAATCTCTTCGTTATCTGGCTGTCGGCTGGCGCCTCATGCGTACGCCGGGCCTGCGCCGCTTTGTATGGATGCCCCTGCTGATCAACCTGGCCGTGTTTGGTCTGCTTGGCTGGTGGCTCAATGCCTGGGCTAGTGAGTGGCTTGCTTCGTGGTCCGTATTCGCTCAGTTGAGCGATTGGTGGATTGTGCAAGCAGTGGAAACACTGTTGCGATGGCTGTTCACACTGGTATTACTGTTCTCGATGTCTTTTCTGTTCACCTTGCTGGCGAACCTGATCGGCGCCCCATTCAACGGCTTGCTCGCTGAACGGGTGGAGGCGCATCTGACCGGTAATTACACACAGCCAGCTCCTTCGCTGGCAACACTGATCAGAAGCATCCCGCGACTCATGGGATCAGAACTATCAAAGCTGACCTACCTGATCGTGTGCATGATTCCGCTGATCATCATCCAGTTCATTCCCGTTATCAACCTGATCGCACCTCTCGTCGTATTCCTGTTCGGTGCCTGGATGTTTGCACTCGAGTATATGGACTACCCACTGGGCAACCACGGCGCTTTGTTTCGCGATGTACGCAAGGTTCTTGGCAAGCGTCGTCGTGTGGCTTTCGGCTTCGGCTCGGGTGTTGCAGTATTGAGTACCATTCCCTTGATCAACCTGTTCATCATGCCTGTCGCTGTGGCCGGTGCAACCGCACTGTACGTGGACCACTTGCGTGATACCTACCCGGCAACCCCGACATCATGA
- the der gene encoding ribosome biogenesis GTPase Der, which produces MKPTIALVGRPNVGKSTLFNKLTRTQDALVADMPGLTRDRQYGDGKVGGWPYLLVDTGGLSGAPDSLDAAMADQTLCAVREADLVVFMVDGRSGIVSVDEEIADILRRHARHVMLCVNKIDGIGEDKAQLDFHQLGFDNMVSIAASHNRGVQQLIEEIGDYFEIPQEERIEPSRKRRSRKNKVVDKSAEPGSEGASVEGGEPGFGPGYEPVEQSEIRITFVGRPNVGKSTLINRLLGEDRVIAYDQPGTTRDSVSVPFERAGREYSLIDTAGVRRRGKVSEAVEIFSIIKTLQSIDKSNVCVMLLDGTDGITDQDLSLLGYIIDKGRALIVAVNKWDSLNEKQREAMREELERRVEFLKFTRIHFISALQGSGVGDLFKSINKAYASAFVDMSTPHLTRMLEIVTTQHQPPMVNGRRIKLRYAHQGGQNPPIIVIHGKQALKVPQSYQRYLMNHFTKALKLFGTPLRIEFRQDDNPYTETTRVRPVKDKGDAKRRRDKRDGKEQAPVAGRDGRGKKIAAKKVGKKVAKKKTSGKRDVKRSSRNDAATGKR; this is translated from the coding sequence ATGAAACCCACCATCGCTCTGGTGGGCCGGCCGAACGTAGGCAAGTCCACATTATTCAATAAACTCACCCGCACACAGGATGCCCTGGTAGCGGATATGCCGGGATTGACCCGCGATCGCCAGTATGGCGATGGCAAGGTTGGTGGCTGGCCTTATCTACTGGTCGATACCGGTGGTTTGAGCGGCGCTCCGGATTCTCTGGATGCGGCCATGGCTGATCAGACGCTGTGCGCCGTGCGTGAAGCTGATCTGGTGGTCTTCATGGTAGATGGCCGTTCCGGAATCGTCTCGGTTGATGAAGAAATTGCCGATATCCTGCGTCGTCATGCCCGGCACGTAATGCTGTGCGTCAACAAGATTGATGGCATCGGCGAGGATAAGGCGCAGCTGGATTTCCACCAGTTGGGTTTTGACAACATGGTCTCCATCGCAGCGTCGCATAATCGCGGTGTTCAACAGTTGATTGAAGAGATTGGCGACTACTTCGAGATTCCTCAGGAAGAGCGTATCGAGCCTTCGCGCAAGCGTCGTTCACGCAAGAACAAGGTCGTCGACAAGTCAGCCGAACCTGGTAGTGAGGGCGCATCGGTAGAAGGTGGCGAACCTGGTTTCGGACCGGGTTACGAGCCAGTCGAGCAGAGTGAAATACGAATCACTTTTGTGGGCCGGCCTAATGTCGGCAAGTCCACACTGATCAATCGCCTGCTGGGAGAGGATCGGGTCATTGCCTATGATCAGCCAGGCACCACGCGAGATTCTGTATCCGTACCGTTCGAAAGAGCGGGAAGGGAATACAGCCTGATTGACACAGCCGGCGTAAGAAGACGCGGCAAGGTCAGTGAGGCGGTTGAGATATTCAGTATCATCAAGACCTTGCAGTCCATCGACAAGAGTAATGTGTGCGTCATGTTGCTCGATGGCACAGACGGTATTACCGATCAGGATCTGTCTCTGCTCGGTTATATCATTGACAAGGGCCGCGCCCTGATTGTGGCTGTCAACAAGTGGGACAGTCTCAACGAGAAGCAGCGTGAAGCGATGCGTGAAGAGCTGGAAAGGCGTGTGGAATTTCTGAAATTCACACGTATCCATTTCATCAGTGCCCTGCAGGGTTCTGGCGTCGGGGATCTGTTCAAATCCATCAACAAGGCTTATGCATCAGCCTTTGTCGACATGTCCACACCGCACCTGACGCGGATGCTGGAAATCGTCACGACACAGCATCAGCCGCCCATGGTCAACGGTCGTCGCATCAAGCTGCGTTATGCGCATCAGGGTGGACAGAACCCGCCCATTATCGTCATTCATGGCAAGCAGGCTTTGAAGGTGCCGCAGAGTTACCAGCGTTACCTGATGAACCATTTTACCAAGGCTCTGAAGCTGTTCGGTACACCGTTACGCATCGAATTCAGGCAAGACGACAACCCGTATACGGAAACCACCCGAGTAAGGCCGGTCAAGGACAAGGGCGATGCCAAACGTCGTCGTGACAAGCGTGATGGCAAGGAGCAAGCGCCAGTTGCAGGACGAGATGGCCGTGGCAAGAAGATTGCCGCCAAGAAAGTCGGTAAAAAAGTAGCCAAGAAAAAAACGAGTGGCAAGCGGGATGTCAAACGCAGCTCACGCAATGATGCAGCGACTGGCAAGCGTTAA
- the zipA gene encoding cell division protein ZipA, with translation MENLRWILIAAGVAILVLLYFSGKPKRQNVGSRSRGFRADDSDLGMDMGAHAGMQQDRNDDHDPLLGDSALDDAYPGFQETDDFARPGTTAGGQSGGAALGGMPPSGMPPNDFSHGPAPDYDYEFEGLNATGSQGEGALSGFSSFTQKFEAFGELLSPKRRKLVAQSEPADLDELTVDDPKYANKIVMLHVVAPPESLLVGDHLLDVFERRGYHYGDMNIFHSMHEGTTVFSVAKMIEPGFFDINDMGSFETPGITMILQLPGPVPADVAFEVLVSEAYEMARELGGSVLDEQHSTLTKQTVQHLREGIYEYMHRQKYFGTVPS, from the coding sequence GTGGAAAATCTACGCTGGATCCTGATAGCTGCAGGCGTCGCCATATTGGTGCTTCTGTATTTCTCTGGCAAACCGAAACGCCAGAATGTTGGCTCGCGCAGTCGCGGCTTCCGGGCAGACGACAGTGACCTGGGCATGGACATGGGCGCGCATGCTGGCATGCAACAGGATCGCAATGACGATCATGATCCTTTGCTTGGCGATTCTGCACTGGATGATGCCTACCCGGGCTTTCAGGAGACAGACGATTTTGCACGGCCGGGTACAACCGCTGGTGGGCAGTCCGGCGGAGCTGCTCTGGGCGGTATGCCGCCCAGCGGTATGCCGCCCAACGACTTCAGTCATGGTCCGGCACCTGATTATGACTATGAGTTCGAGGGATTGAATGCGACGGGTAGTCAGGGCGAAGGTGCCTTGTCCGGCTTCAGTAGCTTTACCCAGAAATTTGAAGCCTTCGGCGAACTGCTGTCACCCAAGCGACGCAAGTTGGTTGCGCAATCGGAGCCTGCAGATCTGGATGAGCTGACGGTTGATGATCCGAAGTATGCCAACAAGATCGTGATGCTGCATGTGGTCGCACCACCCGAATCTCTGCTGGTGGGTGATCATTTGCTGGATGTCTTCGAACGTCGTGGCTACCACTATGGCGATATGAATATCTTCCATTCGATGCACGAGGGCACCACCGTGTTTTCGGTTGCCAAGATGATCGAACCAGGCTTTTTTGATATCAATGACATGGGCAGTTTCGAGACGCCGGGAATTACCATGATTCTGCAATTGCCAGGACCGGTTCCTGCTGATGTTGCCTTTGAAGTGCTCGTCAGTGAAGCCTATGAAATGGCCAGAGAGTTGGGTGGTTCAGTGCTGGACGAGCAGCACAGCACCTTGACAAAGCAGACCGTGCAGCACTTGCGTGAAGGCATCTATGAGTACATGCATCGGCAAAAGTACTTCGGAACTGTTCCGTCCTGA